From Enterococcus mundtii, the proteins below share one genomic window:
- a CDS encoding nucleotidyltransferase, with translation MKVCGIIVEYNPFHNGHLYHVQQARERTGADVVIAVMSGNFLQRGEPAILDKWQRAEVALQNGVDLVVELPIEWAVQSADYFAKGAVQLLQKLNCDYLCFGTEDEATFDYQAFGQFVLHHQDQITKAFQELPDQTMSYPQKMTQVFKHVYPEISLDFSSPNHILGLSYAKENATYEHPMELVPINRKGAGYHDEDLSEETIASATAIRKALTESRSISATVPSETETFLKIASLQTWTSYWPLLKYRLLSSTVDSLQKIYQMTEGLEIRMLEAAKTANTFYEFVEQVKTKRYTWTRIQRLSCYVLLNIQKEEMREQQMQEYIHVLGFTTAGRACLKNKKTLALFAKIGKKEAQVAKLLVRSDQIYRLGGEVAEQVFGRKPVFIETIEEKKSFT, from the coding sequence TGTTGAATATAATCCCTTTCACAATGGTCATCTTTACCATGTCCAACAAGCACGGGAACGAACCGGTGCCGATGTAGTGATTGCGGTGATGAGTGGCAATTTTTTGCAGCGAGGTGAACCGGCGATTTTAGATAAGTGGCAACGTGCAGAAGTAGCCTTGCAAAACGGAGTGGATCTCGTAGTTGAATTACCAATCGAGTGGGCAGTACAATCTGCTGATTATTTTGCCAAAGGAGCAGTTCAACTGTTGCAAAAATTAAACTGTGACTATTTATGTTTTGGAACAGAAGATGAAGCGACCTTCGATTATCAAGCATTCGGTCAATTTGTTTTGCACCATCAGGATCAAATCACCAAAGCTTTTCAAGAATTACCTGATCAGACAATGAGTTATCCGCAAAAGATGACACAGGTATTCAAACATGTCTACCCAGAAATCTCACTTGACTTTTCTTCACCCAATCATATTCTAGGGTTGAGCTATGCAAAAGAAAATGCTACGTATGAACATCCAATGGAATTAGTTCCGATCAACCGTAAAGGGGCTGGCTATCATGATGAAGACTTATCAGAAGAAACAATAGCCAGTGCCACAGCGATTCGTAAAGCACTAACTGAAAGTCGATCGATTTCTGCAACAGTTCCATCAGAGACAGAGACGTTTTTAAAAATAGCAAGTTTGCAAACTTGGACATCCTATTGGCCCTTGCTAAAATACCGTCTTCTTTCTTCCACCGTTGACTCGTTGCAAAAAATCTACCAGATGACGGAAGGTTTAGAGATCAGGATGTTAGAAGCGGCAAAGACAGCTAATACATTTTACGAGTTTGTCGAACAAGTCAAAACAAAACGCTATACGTGGACGAGGATCCAGCGCTTGTCATGCTACGTGTTATTAAATATCCAAAAAGAAGAGATGAGAGAGCAACAGATGCAAGAATACATCCATGTGTTGGGCTTTACAACAGCAGGTAGAGCATGTCTCAAAAATAAAAAAACCTTAGCCCTTTTTGCGAAAATCGGCAAAAAAGAAGCGCAAGTGGCAAAACTACTCGTTCGCAGTGATCAAATCTATCGCTTAGGTGGCGAGGTAGCGGAACAAGTATTTGGGCGAAAACCAGTCTTTATCGAAACGATCGAAGAGAAAAAAAGCTTCACATAA
- a CDS encoding YebC/PmpR family DNA-binding transcriptional regulator, translating to MGRKWANIVAKKTAKDANNSRVYAKFGIEIYAAAKSGDPDPHANQKLRFVIERAKTYNVPKHIIDRAIEKAKGSGDETYSELRYEGFGPNGSMVIVDTLTNNVNRTAADVRAAFGKNGGNMGVSGAVSYMFDNTAIFGFAGEDADEILEYLMEKDIDVRDVMEEDGQIIVYGEVPDFHSIQEALKEKGITDFSIAEIQMIPQNEVTLTGEDLEQFEKMIDVLEDLEDVQHVFHNVDVER from the coding sequence ATGGGACGTAAATGGGCCAATATCGTAGCTAAAAAAACAGCTAAAGATGCAAATAACAGCCGAGTTTATGCGAAGTTCGGAATTGAAATCTATGCAGCAGCAAAATCAGGTGACCCTGACCCACACGCTAACCAAAAACTACGTTTCGTCATTGAACGCGCTAAAACTTACAATGTACCAAAACATATCATCGACCGAGCAATCGAAAAAGCAAAAGGTTCAGGGGATGAAACATACTCTGAATTGCGCTATGAAGGATTTGGACCAAATGGCTCAATGGTGATCGTAGACACATTGACCAACAACGTCAACCGAACAGCCGCTGATGTGCGTGCAGCGTTCGGTAAAAACGGCGGAAATATGGGCGTTTCTGGGGCAGTATCTTATATGTTCGACAATACCGCGATTTTTGGTTTTGCCGGTGAAGATGCAGATGAGATCTTAGAATACTTGATGGAAAAGGACATTGATGTGCGTGATGTCATGGAAGAAGATGGCCAAATCATCGTTTACGGAGAAGTGCCAGATTTCCACAGTATCCAAGAAGCACTAAAAGAAAAAGGCATCACTGACTTTTCAATTGCGGAGATCCAAATGATCCCTCAAAATGAAGTGACGTTGACTGGCGAAGACTTGGAACAATTCGAAAAAATGATCGATGTATTAGAAGATCTAGAAGATGTCCAACATGTCTTCCATAATGTTGATGTTGAACGATAA
- a CDS encoding tyrosine-type recombinase/integrase: protein MWMEELPNGKYKYFERYKDPYTEKLKRVSITLTSKSNQAKKQAMIELQEKINVKISKPNEQKVTLANLYDEWIQIYRQKVKEQTYLTNVSLYKAVELRMDTSVLVNNLTSSYLQNFLNDFYYKENYSYSYTDAIRSLFSNMYEYAKQVGFVKYNIVKDVKIERKKATIEEHERVTQKYLEPDELELVIDELRNLKYSSCASQYAEIAEVLSKTGMRYGELAALKIEDYDGNALDVNKTLFYNYARAQDGLTTSPKNVFSNRKIPISNETKVIIEKWINQNKLNKTINSKYNDMGFILAAPNGDAVPPFSMNRVLRRLSARLKEQGKLNKRLSTHIFRHTHISLLAEMGINQKAIMSRVGQVNPLTTLKIYTHVTKKVEQDLIDKLNAKEKEQG from the coding sequence ATGTGGATGGAAGAATTACCGAATGGAAAGTACAAGTATTTTGAAAGGTATAAAGATCCGTACACGGAAAAACTTAAACGTGTATCTATCACTCTAACATCAAAATCCAATCAAGCAAAAAAACAAGCTATGATTGAATTACAAGAAAAAATTAATGTTAAGATCAGCAAACCAAATGAACAGAAAGTAACCCTAGCAAATCTATATGATGAATGGATTCAAATTTATAGACAAAAAGTAAAAGAACAAACTTACCTAACAAATGTTAGCTTATACAAAGCAGTTGAACTAAGAATGGATACATCTGTTTTAGTTAACAACCTTACTTCAAGCTATCTACAAAATTTTTTAAATGATTTCTATTATAAGGAAAACTATTCTTATTCATATACTGATGCTATTAGATCACTATTTAGCAATATGTATGAATATGCTAAACAAGTAGGTTTTGTAAAATATAATATAGTTAAAGATGTAAAGATAGAACGTAAAAAAGCCACTATTGAAGAACATGAAAGAGTAACTCAAAAATATTTAGAACCTGATGAACTCGAATTAGTAATAGATGAATTAAGAAATTTAAAATATAGTTCATGCGCTTCGCAATATGCTGAAATCGCTGAGGTTTTGTCTAAAACAGGTATGCGATACGGTGAGCTTGCTGCTCTCAAGATTGAAGATTATGACGGTAATGCACTTGATGTTAACAAAACACTCTTCTACAACTACGCACGAGCGCAAGATGGATTGACAACGAGTCCTAAGAATGTCTTCTCAAACAGAAAAATTCCAATAAGCAATGAAACAAAAGTAATTATTGAAAAATGGATTAACCAAAACAAATTAAACAAAACAATTAATTCAAAATATAATGACATGGGCTTTATTTTGGCAGCTCCAAATGGAGATGCAGTGCCACCTTTTAGCATGAATAGAGTCTTACGAAGACTGTCTGCAAGGCTAAAAGAACAAGGTAAATTAAACAAAAGACTATCAACACATATTTTTCGTCACACTCATATTTCCTTACTAGCAGAAATGGGAATAAATCAAAAAGCAATTATGTCACGAGTAGGTCAAGTTAATCCCTTAACTACTTTAAAGATATACACACATGTTACCAAAAAGGTAGAACAAGATTTAATAGATAAACTTAATGCAAAAGAAAAAGAGCAAGGTTAA
- a CDS encoding ImmA/IrrE family metallo-endopeptidase, translated as MDAKINDIISQLNVSVVYVEKAEQMDADGHYLAAINTIVLDSSLSERKEKVTLLHELGHAAKHMKNYELYNLTFSLRSKMEQEAEEFMIKQMIETRLHDPDFSPEAFNTINFLESYDLDIRYETIVKKFMTQHINEEQLSYSIVLH; from the coding sequence ATGGATGCGAAGATAAATGATATTATTTCACAGTTAAATGTTTCTGTAGTTTATGTGGAAAAAGCAGAGCAAATGGATGCTGATGGTCATTACCTTGCGGCCATCAACACCATAGTCCTTGATTCATCGTTGTCGGAAAGAAAAGAAAAAGTTACTCTCTTGCATGAACTAGGACACGCAGCTAAACATATGAAGAATTACGAATTATATAATTTAACCTTTTCTTTAAGATCAAAAATGGAGCAAGAGGCGGAAGAATTTATGATAAAGCAAATGATCGAAACCCGTTTGCATGATCCCGATTTTTCACCGGAAGCATTCAATACCATTAATTTTTTAGAAAGCTACGATTTGGATATCAGATACGAAACGATTGTAAAAAAATTTATGACTCAGCATATAAATGAAGAACAATTGAGTTATTCAATTGTTCTTCATTAA
- a CDS encoding helix-turn-helix domain-containing protein: protein MTLFERISELAKKRGKSLKEVAEDLGLSRNAIYQWRTSSPKADTLQKVAKYFNVTTDYLLDGTDTPLGLSEESKGLTVEEALASVMSSDGKPLTDNDRRILTGIIEAYIENKNDAK from the coding sequence ATGACTTTATTTGAAAGGATTTCTGAACTTGCTAAAAAACGGGGAAAAAGTTTAAAAGAAGTTGCAGAAGATCTAGGATTAAGTAGAAACGCAATTTATCAATGGAGAACTAGTAGTCCTAAGGCAGACACCTTACAAAAAGTAGCAAAATATTTTAATGTTACTACAGATTACCTTTTAGATGGTACCGATACCCCTCTTGGCTTATCAGAGGAGTCTAAAGGCCTAACTGTAGAAGAAGCGCTAGCTTCTGTAATGAGTAGCGATGGAAAACCACTCACTGATAATGATAGGCGAATTTTAACCGGAATTATCGAAGCATATATTGAAAATAAGAATGATGCTAAGTAG